CCCACCACTCCCACCAGGACGGCCCCGGAGTCGGCCAGCAAGGTCCAGACGATGGCTACGAAGGCCCCCTTGGGGATGTCGCGGCGGGAACGAAGGGCGATGAAGCGGACGAAGACCTGAGGGGAGCCCATGAACCCCAGACCGATGCCCAGCAAGCCGATGATGGAAGCCACGTTGATGAGCGTCCAGCCTCCTCCCCCGAGAAAATCGAGATGGTTGGGATAGGCCTGGCCCAACGCGTCGATGACCTGGCCCACGCCTCCCAGGTACCAGACGCCGACCAGGGGCAGCAATACCAGTCCGCAGACCATCAGCAGTCCTTGGAAGACGTCCGACCACACCACGGCGATGAATCCGCCCCTGGTGATGTAGAGCAGGACCACGGCGAAGCCGAAGAGGGCGCCGGCATAATAGTTCCAGTCGAGGAAGAAATTGAAGGCCTCTCCGGTGGAGTGGATTTGGGCGCTGACATAGATGGGAACGAAAAAGAGCAAGGTTCCCGCCGAAAGCGCCCTGAGAGTGTGGCCGGCATCGTCGCCGAAACGGGATTCCAGGTAATCGGGGACGGTGAGGGAATCGAAGCGCAGGGTGAGGCTCTTGAAGCGGTCGCTGAGCAGCAGCCAGGCGACGGCCACTCCCAGCACTTCGCCCAGCACAACCCAGAATCCCTTGATGCCCTCGGCGGCTCCCAGACCGGTCAGACCCAGCAAGAGCCAGGCGGACTCGCCGGTGGCGCGGGCCGAGAAGGAGGCGGCCCAGAAGCCTTGGCGCCGGCCTCCGGCGAAATAGTCGGCCATGGAGCGCGTACGGCGCGAGGCCAGCACGCCGATGAAGAGCAGGGTGGCGACGTAGAGCAGAATCGCTAGGAGCTGGTAGTCCATCAATGGGCGACTTTAGCGCCCCGGCCTCGCACTGGCAAGAACCCGTCCGGCCGTGTCAGGCGCAGCGCAGCGTCCGCAGGGGGTCGGTGCCAGAGGCTCTCCAGCCGGGAAGAGAGTTGAGCTGGCGA
This region of Acidobacteriota bacterium genomic DNA includes:
- a CDS encoding sodium/proline symporter, encoding MDYQLLAILLYVATLLFIGVLASRRTRSMADYFAGGRRQGFWAASFSARATGESAWLLLGLTGLGAAEGIKGFWVVLGEVLGVAVAWLLLSDRFKSLTLRFDSLTVPDYLESRFGDDAGHTLRALSAGTLLFFVPIYVSAQIHSTGEAFNFFLDWNYYAGALFGFAVVLLYITRGGFIAVVWSDVFQGLLMVCGLVLLPLVGVWYLGGVGQVIDALGQAYPNHLDFLGGGGWTLINVASIIGLLGIGLGFMGSPQVFVRFIALRSRRDIPKGAFVAIVWTLLADSGAVLVGVVGRAVLSGDLGAGGQEVLPELVEFLMHPFVAGIYIAIVLSAIMSTIDSLLVVASSAAVRDYYQKIFNPSLPDNKLVGMSRNLTVVLAFAALAVALAIALLTGRQPIFWFVIFGWSGIAATFCPTIILSLFWSGLTARGAAAAMVAGFLSIPFFKFVAPLLPVVGPYFNLAEEMAPSFAVGFAVAFVVSKADPEGQAKLKGILSANLADEP